In Mus pahari chromosome 20, PAHARI_EIJ_v1.1, whole genome shotgun sequence, the genomic stretch AGAAAACCTCAAATAGGCCCGAGCCATAGGCTCTTCCTTAGAGGGAATGGAAACCTTCCAATTCAAAGGATCCACAGGTACTCCCTTCCGGTGCAAGAATCGCTCTGAACCtccagatggcagaggcaggcagtaaGAGACCTGGAAGGCCTGTATTACCGGACCCCACACGAAAAGGCTGCTCTCTGTCTGAGGAATGACATCCTTTCCCAAGAGGGCTGTTCTGAGCATGCATGGGACGTGCTGCCCTAGTTGCCATGGTTACCATAGTTGAACTTGCCTCTCCTTGCCCTTCTTTGCCAGAGGTCAGTAGTCCAGGCCACTCCACAGACCAAAGCTGGCCCGGTGCAGCAGCTGACTGTGCAGGGACTACAGCCAGTTCACGTTGCTCAAGAGGTGCGTGTCTTATCTGTCTATGTCGGGGCAATCAGACTGGTCCCGGGCTGTGGCTGGAGGTACAGGCACCTAATCCAGAGGGAGGAATGGAGCCAACTGGGGACCCTAAAGGGCAGGGACAATGGGAGCAATTGAAGTTTGAAGCCCCGCAGAAGTGAGACTTCACTCTAGCCCTCGGCTTCAGACTTTATCCTGAATCCGTCCCCATCCCAGCACCTGACCACTCAGGACACGGGTCTTGTTGAAAGAGGACTGGATTCGAATTCCGCTTCTTTGATAGTGCCCACTTTGCTCCTCTCTTCTCTAAGGAGATCCCAGGTGGGGAATCTTCATTCGGGTGGCCATGAGTGCACAGCTGGGTGACCCCCCAGTATCTCTGTTTGTCCTCCAGAGCTCAGGCAGTCAGTTTCCCGCTAGGAAGGCAGAGCAGCAAGAAACCCGGCCCACGCCGCCGCCGGAGCCGCCGCCCCAGCCTCCCGGGCCTGGGCCAGCGTGCTGCGGCAAGGCCTTGCAGCTAGGCAGCGAGCAGCAGCCGCTCCATTACGAGCCGGGTGTGGAGCAGTGGGTGGAGCTGGTGGGCGTGCTGCCCCCACACCTGCTCCTGCCGCAGCAGAGGGTGGTCTTCGAGCCACAGCCGGGGCTCTCGGCCCGAGCCAGCCCCGACCTGAGGGTCAGGATCCACAGAATGCCCCAGGTGCTAGTGTTCGGCACCGCCCTCAAAGTAGGTGGTGGCGGACAGCGGACAGACGCACGGCAGGGGGCGGAGGGCGGGCAGGGGAAGGGCATTCAGCCCAGCCAGCCGCTTTGCCCCGCCGTCAAGTCCAGGTTCCCAGGCTCCGCCCCTGCAGCCCAAGGCGGGTGGGGTGAGATGTCTTTGCCCTGTCCCCCAAAGACCTGCCAGTCATTCCGTGTTCTGCCTCAGGAACTGGGTCCCAGACACCGCTCCTGCAAACTAGGGTTGGGGGTGGTGGGCTAGCGTTGTCAGTCGTTCTATCAACTGATCCCTTCTTCAGGCTCCACCCCTAACCCCTTTTTGGTTTCCAGAAGACCCCCAGGCCCGCTTTTTAGATTGCAAACCCGCCTCTCAAGCCCATTGCAGAATTCTCTCTGGTATCGTCTCCTTTGCTCATAAGCCTCAGAAACCTCTTTGCCAAAGCAGAGAATCCCAGCACCTCCTGTTTTCAGCCACAACTGAGGCCCGGCCCTACCTCAGCCCCCCACCTCTGGCCCATGGTGTTCAGGGAACCGTGATGTGCAACCTAGAGGGGGTGTATGCGGGCATCAGGGAGCCCATGGGTAGTGGCCAGCCCTGACCCACGACCCTGCTTTTCCTCCTGTTTCAGGTACAGCAACTCCCTCAGGTGCCTGTCCCACATGTGTACTCCAGCCAGGTGCAGTATGTGGAAGGTGGTGACGCCAGCTACACAGCCAGCGCCATGTAAGTGGGCAGAGGGTGGAAGGAGTGCTCAGATGTGGGTAGGGCCTCAATTCTAGCTCCCAGCTGGTCTCCCAGGCTCAGGCTATGGCTCAGGTGATAGCCTCACCCCTGTGGGGTGCCAGGAATATAGGCAGCTGGTAGCAGAAGAGATGCTGGCCCATTGGGAAGGCACCGCCACAACTTAGGGGCTGTGCAGTTAGATGGATCTGGATTTTAGgcaggaaaaagggaaagaaaaaacatacatatatgtatttatacgtATATTTTTACAACATagactttttttgagacagtgtctctctgtatagccccaactgccctggaacttgatctgtagaccaggatagccttgaactcagatttgcCTGACACTTACTCCCTCGTGCTGGGACCATAGGTTCTCAATCTGACCCTCAGTGCCCCACAGAGTGATTCATGTGTcctgtttctctgcttctactcAGAAGTGCTCTGAGCATAGAACGGTCCTGTTTgagcagcactggggaggcagaggcaggaggattgttttttattatattgacttatgtgtggggagggtatgtgtgctgtggtacacgtggtacatgtggagatcagagaacaacctggaggagtcagttttctccttcacaCAGGTGGCAGGGAGCAAACCCAGCCCCCAGGCTTGCGTATTCTGCCTTACAGTTTTTCTTGGGAGCTAGGGAGATGAATTAGTAAATGGCTTGCTTATCAGACATGAGAAGCAAGGTCATGACCTGAGGTCAGAACTCTAGTACCTGGGTAAGgggctggtgtggtggtgtgagtCTCTGACCCCAGAGCCGCCACCTTGCCGgcccctgtgtatgtgtgtgtgtgtgtgtgtgtgtatgtgtatgtgtgtgtgtgtgtgtgtgNNNNNNNNNNtgtgtgtgtgtgtgtgtgtgtgtgtgtgtgtgtgtgtgtatgcgcgcacacGTGTACAGTGCCAATGCCAACACTGGAGCCTGTTTGCTGTGTGGGCTTTGGTGGTCAACCCCAGGTCTTCGGCCTTGGTGGCAAATGcccccacccactgagccacctgcaAGGCTCAAGTTTTCTTGCTTTAATCACTGACATATTGGGAGAGCTCAAAGATCAAAAGTGAGAGATGACCCTGCCTGTCCCCTTCCCACAGAGCCTTCTGCCTGCACACAGGGTGGTCTTTTCCTCATCCCAACCTCTCATTTCTGGCTGTCCATCGCGCCAAGTGGAGGACTCAAGGCAGTCAtggtctttctcctctccctgcctcatcTGCTCTAGTCTGCAGCCTGCAGAGATGGGCCCAAATGTTAGGGCAGCTTGCTTGCTACAGTTGCACCTCTTAGATCGCGGCTTGTTACCCTGTGCAGTACTCAGTACTTGTTCTGGGTTAGAGGGGCAGCTCCCTGGCAGGAAGAGGCTGCCCCCTGCCTGCCCTGTAGTCCTTTGTTCTTTGCCTTCCCTCCTGTATCTCCCTTCCCTGGACTGAGGACTGTTTGTCATTGTTGCTGAAGGAATTGCGTGTATGTTCTGAGTTCTGGACCCtgccttgttttcttctcttctgcagtAAGGAAAGTGTTTCCTGTGCTGGAGTGCTGTGGCTCAGTACCCAGCAAGGGAAGTGCTTCCTGTGCTGGAGTGCTGTGGCTCAGTACCCAGTGAGGGAAGTGATTCCTGTGCTGGAGTGCTGTGGCTCAGTACCCAGCGAGGGAAGTGCTTCCTGTGCTGGAGTGCTGTGGCTCAGTCAGTACCCAGCGAGGGAAGTGATTCCTGTGCTGGAGTGCTGTGGCTCAGTACCCAGCGAGGGAAGTGCTTCCTGTGCTGGAGTGCTGTGGCTCAGTACCCAGCGAGGGAAGTGCTTCCTGTGCTGGAGTGCTGTGGCTCAGTGCCCAGCGAGGGCTGGTATGATGGCTCAACAGTGCTTGCTGCTGGGCCTCACagtctgagttcagtctccaggacccacagtggaaggagagccccccgactcccacaagttgtctctGACCTGTGCGTGTATGCCACGGCACATGTGTGCCCCTCTCCAAGTAATAAGTTAACATAAAGACATGttttagaaaacaagaaagtggTTGCCCACCCAGTGCTCAGGCCATCCCCAGTCCCTTATACATGAAGGTGCCACACTGGTGTTTCTGTGGCTTCGCTGGTCCTCTCCTAGAACCCCTGCTTCCTTGTACAAGATGGTGACCATTGCTTCCTGTGTGCTTCTTGGCAGCCGCCCTAGCACCTACCAGTACCCTGAGACACCTATCTACACGCAGACGGCAGGCACCAGCTACTATGAGGCTTCAGGCACAGCTGCCCAGGTCAACACGCCGGCTACTTCCCAGACGGTGGCCAGCAGCGGCTCAGTGCCCATGTATGTGTCCGGCAGCCCAATTGTCGCCAGCTCATCCAGCAGCGAGGCTGGGGCCAGCAACAGCAGTGTGGGCGCAGCGGGCAACGGGGGAGGCGGCAGCAGTGGCGGCGGCAGTGGCGGCAGTGGCGGCAGTGGAGCAGGCACCTACGTGATCCAAGGCGGCTACATGCTAGGCAATGCCAGCCAGTCTTACTCCCACACCACCCGTGCCTCACCAGCCACAGTAAGTGTTCGCCTTATTCAGAGGTAGGAGGGGAACACGCGAGAGGAAAACCTGGCAGTAGTTTGAGAACAGAAGTTTGACCCAAGGCATAGCTCATTGATCTGGTGCTCACCTGACCTAGGGCCTGGTCTCATCTATGGGGTAGCCTTAGGTGTTGCTCAGTCACTCTGCACCTCAGCTGCTATGTGACGCTCTGGGGACAGTTGCAGAAATGCCCTTAGTCAGAACTGGTGGTGGCCTGATAGGAAGTGAGAGACTCCTAGAATCGCAGTGGCAGAGCCGAAGTCAGCCCAAGTTGGGCTCATTATCAGTCAGGACCATGGATGGGGTCAGAGCACTGCGCCCTCCACGTGACAGTGCTTCCTGGCTGCTGGTCTTCACTAGTTTAGTCTATTTAAAAAACCACTGCTGCAAACCTTCTGATTTCTCAACCCTGTGGGTCCTCCGGTGCAATGAGCAGGTCTGCTGAGGAGGTGCGAGGTGTTTGTGCCTGGACTGGACGCCTCTCACCCTCAGTTCCTGTTGAACCCTGGGGCTAAGGCCCTGAGAAGCTGTGTTGTGGGCTTCtcctttttcagttttatttgagAGACTTATAGGTTCACAGGAAGCTATAAATAAGGTACCAAGCCCTAGCGGGGTGGCCCGTGCTTGTgtgacccagcactggggaggcagaagcatgagCACGGGTATGAGGCTCCAGAGTCTGAGCTGGGAGGGGTACACAGCGTGGCCTTCTCTCatgactcaggaggcagaggccctgGCTActaagcctgactacctgagttcaatccctgaaagcTACGTGGTGGCCAAGACCCAGCTCCTgactctcacacagacactctCTAcacaaaagaagtaaataaatgtagtagGACAGTGAACAGAAAGGGGCTAAGAATGGCCCAGGGTCAAGTGCCTGCTGTGAGAACAAGAGgttctgagtttggattccccagCAGGTCACAGCCTGTAAGCCCAACACTAggaggagcagagatggagagacatcTGGGGCTCACCCACAGCCAGCCAGATATAAACTCCAGGTTCAGTTTGAGAGGCTGTCTTAAAAAATCCaaggtggggcaggagagatggctcgtgGATGGGagcagctgttcttccagaggacccaggttcgagttccagtgcccacatggcgCCTCACATTGTCTGTAACTCcctaggagatctgacaccttcttctggcccctTTGGGGATAGGGCATGTAtgaggtacatacatacatataggcagaacacacacataaagtgaaattgaacaacaaaaacaagtaacTGAGTTAAGCAACACCAGGAACGGAGCAACCGAGGAAAACATCAGCTGCCGACCTTTGGCCCCCACGCTTGTACCCGTGAACACTtacataataaacaaaagcaGTGTTAATAACGAGGTCTGTTAAATATCCATGCACCCTTCACTGGGCTCCTTACTTAGTCGTCCCACTTCCCTAACAGAAAACATCCAATCCAGAAATCTCAGTTTGGGACCAGGAATGGCTTCTGTctattgtttttgaaacagaatctcccTTTGTAGTCCAGTCTTAAACTTGTGGTTCTTCTGCCTCGGTTTCCCCAGTGTTGGGAGTTTAGGTATATTTTCACCCTCTTCTACCTCACTTTCAGCATCTTGAGCCCCTTTAGGAACATGAATTTGTTTTCAGTCTATAATGCTTCCCATCTTTATTACCTTACTCCTAGGATGTTCTGCAGGGACTCTTATTCTGTGACCTTGGGAGACTGAATTTTCATCCCACATATATTAACAACTTTGTCTTTACATAGCTGCATGTGGCTAGTAGCAAGTGTATCGGTCAGTGCCGTTCTAGAAGACTGTAGTCCCCAGGAATACTGTGACAGGATATGTGACTTACAGCTGGCCAGGGTGGCTTTCAGAACCACTGTGGAAAGCAGTTGCTGAAAGCAACAGACTGTGAGCACTACCCGGTCTTCTCGTGCGCTCCAGGTCCAGTGGCTCCTGGATAATTACGAGACCGCTGAGGGCGTGAGTCTGCCAAGGAGCACCCTCTACTGCCACTACCTGCTGCACTGCCAAGAGCAGAAGCTGGAGCCAGTTAATGCCGCCTCTTTCGGCAAGCTCATCCGCTCGGTATTCATGGGTCTGCGCACGCGCCGCCTGGGCACCAGGTTTGCCCCGCCCCCTCCACTCTCATCTGCCCTTAGCCAGGAGGGCGTACACTCTGCCCACGTGGCCCACCTCAACTCCAAGGGGGTCTTGAACCACAGGGCAAGGACCCTCTTGCACCTTGTTAACTCCCTTGCTCAGCCCTGCTTGTGCCTACCCTGGGGACAAAGCGGGGCCTTTCCTGTACTTTACCCCATCTCCTTAGTCAGCGATCTCTTGGTTCCTGCTCATCTCGTCTAGAAAGTTGCTCAGGCATcattgcatgcatgcatttatttgttcattcatgttACCCATCGGCCATGAACTTCATCCCCGTGTCTCAGTTTTCTCATGTCTGTCTAGACTGTCAGGAGCACCCTTCATGGGACAGAGACAAAGCAAAGTGGGGCTACTTGCTTACCAGTACAAGCACCTCACATGTCCTATGACCAACAGCCTCCTGTCTGCCAAGTGTGTGCCTGGTATCAGAGTTAGCAGCAGGCAGTTACTGATACTGCCATGTCCGTGACCACTCCTGGCATACAATGCCATGTTGTTCAGCTCATTTGGCAAGCTTTCTCTGTCCAGGCCCCTAAATGAGAGGAATACAtgagaccccccctcccccagtgtccCACCTGCCCAGCTGGTAAAGCGCTTCACCCCACCCTCTTCCCAGGGGCAACTCTAAGTACCACTATTATGGCCTGCGGATCAAAGCCAGCTCACCCCTGCTGCGGCTGATGGAGGACCAGCAGCACATGGCCATGCGGGGNCAGCCCTTCTCCCAGAAACAGAGGTAGGGGCCTCCCGCTCTGGAACTGAGCAGGGGCTGCGAAGTTGGCTGTACCATACCACTTGACCATGCCCTAGACAACGTTCATCAGTCTGCCCAACCCCAGCCTGATGACTCATCAGTTTATCACCTACTCCCCAGCCACCCCTCCATCAGTCCTCACCTCttacccacccctcaccccagccCATCCCCACACAGCTGGGTTATTCCCCCCCACCACCAGGTGGcttgactccccctcccccagctggcCATTTCCCCACCAGCACCCCACTACCCCTTCCCCTCCAGGCTCAAGCCCATCCAGAAGATGGAGGGCGTGGCCAACGGTGTTGCNGTGGGGCAGCAGAGCACAGGGCTGTCAGACATCAGCGCCCAGNTGCAGCAGTACCAGCAGTTCCTGGGTGAGAGCCGATGGGCAGGGCAGGGTAGCCTGCCCAGGGGACTCAGGAGGGTCCATGGGGGAGTCTGGTGTATATTCAGACTTGCTTGTTTCTGTCTTTATGGGATTGTTCTAGCCCCAGAAACCTCCCAAAATCTCCCAACCccgttttggggggttgtttttttttgtttgttttttttgttttttcagacagggtctcatatagccctggctaatctggaactcactgtatagaccaggctggcctccaactcacagagatctacctgcctctgtgccctaagagctgggattaaaggtgtatgcttcCATGCTGGCCTATCCCATACTTGGGAGACCTGGTCTTACAGTATGTTCAGGGCTGACTTGGAATTCGTgacccctctgcctcagcctccacagcgCTGAGGTCTCAGGTTGTGCACCACCCCATTCCTCTCAGTAGTCGGTGGTTCTTGTTTATGTGCCCCCAGTGAAGCCATTACCGTGAAGGTGATGCCACCCTTGCTGGCATGCAACCATGTCTCTCTGAGTAGGATTAGTAACTGAGAGGGCAAATGTGTGTGCCCATGGTGTGTGCTCAGCTTTTACAAACACTAAAGATGCAAAAAAGGGAAATCAAGGCTTGATGGTGACACTGACAGCTGCTAAGAACAGCCTGATGGGTGGACAGTGACACCATGGCTGGGGAGATGATGCCACAGAGTTGTGTGGTAGCCTACATCTCTGGTAGCCTACAAATAGGGCCTTTAGGCACCTGCACTCTCTGTGGGGAGGCTGCCTGTACCAAGCGACTAAGGATCAGCGAGAACCAGAGGTCATCAGCCGGCCAGGGCTGGCAGAAGCACCACATATGATCTGTGCAGGAGGCTGTGGGACCCCAGGCCAATAGTTGATCCTGCTTGAGCTTAGCTATTCACTCCATACATGGGATCCACACATGTTAGAAAGGTGACAGGTGACCAGAACCccaaaggaagcaagagaggtAGGCAGGTGGACACGGGTCCTCATAGTGCCTTCACTCCTAGATGCCTCCAGGAGCCTGCCTGATTTTGCTGAGCTGGACCTCCAGGGCAAAGTGCTGCCCGAGGGCATCGGTCCTGGGGACATCAAGGCCTTCCAGGTCCTGTACCGGGAGCACTGTGAGGTAGGGCTTTCCAATGAGTGAGAGACCGAGTGGGCTAGCCTTAAATGCAAACTTGTCTTCTGCCCTGGGCAGGAAGCCCCATGATGACCGTTTGCCATTCCCCATTGCGAATTCCTGACCCTGCAGGCCATCGTGGACGTCATGGTAAACCTGCAGTTCANACTGGTAGAAACGCTGTGGAAGACCTTCTGGAGATACAACCTTAGCCAGCCCAGTGAGGCTCCACCACTGGCCGTGTGAGTCCCCAGGGTTCGGACAGAGGTGACCGCTGCGTGTGGGGAACACACATGCCCTTGACTGGGGTTGGGTGGGTTCCTACAGGCATGATGAGGCAGAGAAGCGGCTGCCCAGGGCCAGTCTGGTGCTCCTCTCCAAGTTCCAGCCTGTGCTCCAGTGGACCAAGCACTGTGACAACGTGCTGTACCAGGGCCTGGTGGAGATCCTCATCCCTGATGTGCTTCGGCCCATCCCCAGTGAGTGCTGGTGACAGCCCCCCTCCCTGGAAGTCAACCCTCCCCCACTTACCCTGACCAGCACCCCCATCTTCTACAGGTGCCTTGACCCAAGCAATCCGGAACTTTGCTAAGagcctggagagctggctcacccATGCCATGGTGAACATCCCTGAGGAGATGCTGCGGGTGAAGGTGAGTGGGCAGGGCAACAAGGCTGCAGCACTGGGTGGAATGTTTGTCTGCATATCTGCCGTGGGCTTGTGAAGACTTCCCCTACAAGGGCCTTAGGGCTGGCTCCAGGCATTCTATATACCCGGGACCCATATCTGAAAGTCTCCCAGGGTTTTAGTACTTAAGACATtctatcttctgtctgtctgtctgtctatctattatctatcatctatttacctatttattaaGACAcagccttactatgtagccctggttggcctagaactcttcTAGACACCAGagtcacctgcccctgcctcctgagtgctgggattaaaggtgtggcccaccatgcctggcaagccTGTGTTTGAGGCTGCTGATTGAAATAGTGATTTACAACTTCAGTTGTATGTAGCGCTCGCTCAGCGGTGCATTCTTAATCTAGTTTGTGCAGGCCTTGGGTCGAAGCctcagcactaggaggcagagctTTGTTGTTGTGTCTTTCACTGAAATGGCATGAGCTGAGCATGAAGACGCGTTCCTGTAACCTAGCACAAAGGGTGAGGTCCACCAAGGGCTgagcctagcctgggctacatagcaaactccTGCCTCAAAGGGGGAAAACCAAACCACCCCAGtgattgggggtggggcagggagtgtGCTCAGTGGATTCACACTGCCTTAGTGTGAATGTGGAGCTGAGTTTGATCACcatcacacaaaaaaaaaagttaaagaaaagtgCAAGtcagagccagggagatggctcagtgcacagAAGTACTTGCCTTCCACGAAAGGAAGCTGAGTTTGGTCCTGGGATCCACATGATGGATGGAGAGAATTCACTCACTAccaaaacttgtcctctgactttcgaGAGTGGGCtatcacacagatacacaaaaataAGCAGGGTGTGGTGCcgcatgccttaatcccagtgtgcaggaggcaggggcaggcttaTCTTTTAgtttaagatcagcctggtctacagagtgattagACCAAGGCTATTACAGAGAGAAACATTGtgtcaaaaaacaacaaaaaccctaaatgCACAAAATAAGTAGGAAATTAGCTGctggtggtggcccacacctttaatcctagcgctctggaggcaaaggcaagtaaAGTTTGAGGTTAGaccagtccaggacagccagggctacacagaaaaaccctgtctcaaaaaaccaaaatggagccgggcatggtgacgcacgcctttaatcccagcacttgggaggcaaaggcaggcggatttctgagttcgaggccagcctggtctagagtgagttccaggacagccagggctgcagagaaaccctgtctcaaaaacaaaacaaaacaaaaccaaaatggatGGATTGATTGCTGGTCACCATGCCAACACAGTAAGTTGAATGTTTGATCCACACCAGTACTGGAGATACACACGCCCTTCAAGTGAGGATGGGCCTGGTGGGGTTTGTGTGGAAGCCTCTAGCCTGCCATCTCCCATGCAGGTGGCAGCAGCTGGCGCCTTCGCACAGACGCTACGGCGCTACACATCACTCAACCACTTGGCGCAGGCAGCGCGGGCAGTGCTGCAGAACACTGCGCAGATCAACCAGATGCTAAGCGACCTCAATCGCGTGGACTTCGCAAATGTCCAGGTGAGCACCATTGGGGCTGGGACAGGAGGGAGCGATGGGAGAGACGGCTGAGCGGCTGCCTGCTGCGCCCCAGGAGCAGGCCTCGTGGGTGTGCCGCTGCGAGGACCGTGTGGTGCAGCGTTTGGAGCAGGACTTCAAGGTGACGCTGCAGCAGCAGAACTCACTGGAGCAATGGGCAGCCTGGCTGGACGGCGTTGTGAGCCAGGTGCTCAAGCCCTACCAGGGCAGTTCCGGCTTCCCCAAGGCGGCCAAGCTCTTCCTCCTCAAGTGGTCCTTCTACAGGTGCGCGCCTGTGCAGCCGGGTCCTGGCTGGGAGGGCTGAGACCAGGGGCATCCCAGTGTGTTAGAGAAGACCTTCCTTCAAAGGTGCGCCTGCTATGAGTGGTGGGTAGGGCTAGGGAAAGCCCATTAGCTCGAAAGACACTGGGGAAAACAGCAAGGACCCAGCACGCCTGTCAGCAGCAGAGTAGGGTGAACAGCCCCGACATCTGACAGTCTCTTGGTCACTGCCCTCAGCTCCATGGTGATCCGGGACCTGACCCTGCNCAGTGCTGCCAGCTTCGGCTCCTTCCACCTCATCCGGCTGCTCTATGACGAGTNCATGTACTACCTGATCGAGCACAGAGTGGCCCAGGCCAAGGGCGAGACCCCAATCGCAGTCATGGGAGAGGTGTGCATGGTGAGGGACTAGGGACGTGGGCAGGTACCAGGTAGTAGAGCCctgactttctcctttttcttcttccagtttGCGAATCTGGCCACCTCGCTGAATCCCCTGGACCCTGACAAAGGTAGCCATGAATGTCCTCACCTAGAGTCTGGGTTCCAGGAGTGGGGCAGATGATGGGGTAGGCCAAGTGTCCCTGGAAATTTCAGTCTGTGGCTGAGCTGGGCCTGGTGTGTGTCCCTGTATcccagatgaggaagaggaggaggaagaggagagtgaggaTGAGTTGCCACAAGACATCTCGCTGGCGGCCGGCAGCGAGTCTCCCGCACTAGGCCCAGAAGCTCTGGAGCCACCAGCGAAACTGGCGCGGACTGACACTCGAGGCCTCTTTGTGCAGGCCCTGCCCTCCAGCTAAGCCTGAGACCTCCCTGCACCCCTCCACCTGCCCAGCCTGCTGCTGCCCCTTCAGGCCAGGGGCTGGTCCTTCAGTTTTTGTGCTTCACTGTTACCCTTCCAGCACATGCCAGAGCTGGAGAGggtccctcccccctctccccctacaGGGAAGGCTAGGAGTCTCCCCTCATGGGGCTGGTACAATCATGGGCGGGGCTGGGCAGAACCGAAGCTGCAAACCCTGACACAAAAGACGTGCCTTAAGGAACCTGCCTAGGTGTCCCTCTTTGCTGCCCCAGCTCACAGCCCTAccccccaccactaccaccccagAGGGCAGCGAGCCAGCTCCTCCCCTGCGGAACTGTTAACTTATCCTGCTCTCTGGCTTTGCACAGCCTGCTTGGGCAGACACAGGTGGGTAGCACCTTGGGACCCCCACCGTCAGCAGCAGTACCCCACTGCTCCCATTTCTTGGTATTAAGTGCAATTAAAGCTGTGGGTGTTGCACCTTCTCCAGAGCTGGGTTCTCCTGGCCCCGCAGCCCAGAGAGGGGCATATTGTGAAGGGCCCCGGCCTCCAGCTTCCAAAGAGGAGCATCTGGCTGGCTGCAGGGCCAGGTGCTCCAGACCCGAGGCCTCGCCCTGCGCCTTCCACCCCATCAGCTTGTGACCGAAACCTGCTCCCAGAGATGCTTCTCCTCTGTGCAGTGCCCCTGATCCCTGTAACTATTGTGATTAGTGAGTGCCGCTTGAGCGGAGTCAGTaacttgttgggtttttttccaaCCATCATGGCCTTATCCGTCCCCCGTTTTCTCAGTGTCTTCAATCTGTGATAGATGTTTATGGAGAAAAAGCAAATCTGCCCTGTTGTATAGAAATCCCTATTTTGTGTGCTCCGCG encodes the following:
- the Rfx1 gene encoding MHC class II regulatory factor RFX1 isoform X3, which translates into the protein MSAQLGDPPVSLFVLQSSGSQFPARKAEQQETRPTPPPEPPPQPPGPGPACCGKALQLGSEQQPLHYEPGVEQWVELVGVLPPHLLLPQQRVVFEPQPGLSARASPDLRVRIHRMPQVLVFGTALKVQQLPQVPVPHVYSSQVQYVEGGDASYTASAIRPSTYQYPETPIYTQTAGTSYYEASGTAAQVNTPATSQTVASSGSVPMYVSGSPIVASSSSSEAGASNSSVGAAGNGGGGSSGGGSGGSGGSGAGTYVIQGGYMLGNASQSYSHTTRASPATVQWLLDNYETAEGVSLPRSTLYCHYLLHCQEQKLEPVNAASFGKLIRSVFMGLRTRRLGTRGNSKYHYYGLRIKASSPLLRLMEDQQHMAMRGQPFSQKQRLKPIQKMEGVANGVAVGQQSTGLSDISAQXQQYQQFLDASRSLPDFAELDLQGKVLPEGIGPGDIKAFQVLYREHCEAIVDVMVNLQFXLVETLWKTFWRYNLSQPSEAPPLAVHDEAEKRLPRASLVLLSKFQPVLQWTKHCDNVLYQGLVEILIPDVLRPIPSALTQAIRNFAKSLESWLTHAMVNIPEEMLRVKVAAAGAFAQTLRRYTSLNHLAQAARAVLQNTAQINQMLSDLNRVDFANVQEQASWVCRCEDRVVQRLEQDFKVTLQQQNSLEQWAAWLDGVVSQVLKPYQGSSGFPKAAKLFLLKWSFYSSMVIRDLTLXSAASFGSFHLIRLLYDEXMYYLIEHRVAQAKGETPIAVMGEFANLATSLNPLDPDKDEEEEEEEESEDELPQDISLAAGSESPALGPEALEPPAKLARTDTRGLFVQALPSS